GGTCCTCGAGGTGTGCAATCTCGACCGTTTTGCCGTCTCTCCCTACATGTTGCCGGTCTTCCGCTGGTTGGTGGAGCAGGGCCACGAGGTGCACGTTGCCTGCCGGGTGACCACCTTCGAGGACAGGCTGCGCGGGGCCGGCCTCGTCGTGCACGATCTGCCCATCACCCGCAGCGTCACTCCCCTGCAGGACCTCAAGGCCTACCGGCGCCTCAAGTCACTCATCCGCGAAGGCGGCTACGACATCGTTCATACCCACAATCCCAAGGACGGCGTACTGGGGAGGACCGCCGCCTGGAAGCTTGGGGTCCCCGCGGTCATCCACACCTGTAACGGTTTCTACTTCTCCCACCGCTCCTCGGGCCCGAGGCGGTGGCTGGTGACCAAGGCGGAACGCTTTGCCGGCAAGCGCTGCCACCTGGTCATCTTCGTCAACACCGACGACCTGGCCCTGGCCGCGGCCAAGAGGATCGTGAGCCCGCTCAAGGCTAAACTTATATACAACGGGGTGGACCTGGAGCGTTTCCGACCGGGGGAGGACGACGGACTCCGGGACGAGCTGGGTATCCCGACGGAGGCGACGGTCCTGGGGTACCTCGGCGAGATCAAGCGGGAACGGAACCTGGACGTGATGGTGGAAGCCGCTGCGCGCCTGACATCCGGGCGTGGCGATATCTACCTGGTCATGGTGGGAGATTCCTCCATGGAACCGCGGGAGCCGGAACGCCTGCGCCGGCTCGCCTCCGGACCGGCGCCCGCCCTCGCCGGACGCATCATCTTCACCGGATACCGCTCCGACCCCGAACGTTTCTACCGCATCTTCGACATCTACGTGCTCCCCTCGTCGCGGGAGGGGTTCGGGGTGACCCTCATCGAGGCCATGGCCACCGGGGTGCCGCTGGTCGCGTGCCGGGTGCGCGGCCCTAGGGACATCGTCGAGGACGGCAAGGACGGTATACTGGTCGAGGACCGCGACCCCGTGGAACTCGCAGAAGCGGTGAGCTTCTACCTCGACGCCCCCGAGGCCGTTGCCAAATACACGGGGCGGGCGCGCAAGAAGGTGGCGCGGGAGTTCGACCACGCGGTCATGCGAGACAAGATCTACGGGGAATACCTCCGCCTGGCGGGGTCAGCCCCTGACATGTGACATTTTCTCGTTCTGACAAGATTGAAGAAGATACCGCTATTGAAAATGTCACATGTCAGGGGCTGATACCATTAGGAGCTGAGGAAGAGCTTCACCGCGGCCGTCCTCGAGCTGACGCCCAGCTTGCGGTAGACGCCCGAGATCACCTTCTCCACCGTCTTCGGCGACACGAACAGCCTTGCGGCGATCTGCTTGTTGCTCATCCCCTCGCTCATCAGCGAGAGGACGTCCTTCTCGCGCGAGGTCAGCATCTCGATGGGCGAGGGTTTCGCCGCTGGGGCGCCTTCCCCCCGCACGGAGGCGACGATCATGTCCAGGACCTGCGGGCTGAAGGTCTTCTCGCCCTGGTAGGCCTTGCGCACGGCGCTAACCAGTTCGGAGCTGGCCACCTTCTTCAGCAGGTAGCCGTCGGCGCCCGCCTGCAACGCCTGGTTCACGTATTCGTAGTCCTCGTACATGGAAAGCATGATCACCTTGATCAGGGGGTGGGACGCCTTGAGCTGCTTGCATACCTCGATACCGGACATCCCCGGGAGCTTGATGTCCAGCACCACTACGTCGGGGATGAGCGTGGCGGTCCTCTCCAGGCACTCGCTTCCGTCCTCCGCCTCCCCCACCACCAGGATGTCCTGCTGCTTCTCGATGAGGGACGCGAGCCCCTCGCGCAGGATGGCGTGGTCGTCGGCCAGGAGCACCCTTATCCTCTCACCCTTGGCGTCCGGCATCGCGCATCACTCCCGCGGCGCTTCCAGGGGCAGGTGGACGGCTATGGTCACGCCGCGCTCACATGGCGGGCACTCGAAGGTCCCGCCTATCTGTTCCGCCCGTTCGCGCATGTTCACCATCCCCAGGTGCACCACGTCGTCCTCTGGAGGCGCCTCGAAACCGCGACCGTTATCGCTTATCACCAGCTCTATGCCGTCCGCATTGCGGCTGAACCTCACCATGGCCTCGCTGGCCCCGGAGTGCTTGATGATGTTGTTGCATGCCTCCTGTACGATGCGGTAGAGGTTGATCTTGGTCTCGCCCGGCAGCTCCCCCTCCACACCGGCGGTCACCAGCGAGAACTCGATGCCGTGGTCGGCGTTGAGGCGCCGTACCAGGTTGCGCAACGCCTCGCTTAGCCCCAGGTCGTCCAGGACCGGCGGGTGCAGGGACGCCGACAGGTCGTGCAGTTGCTTCACCACCTTGGAGATGGATGACGAAGCGGACTCGATGTGCTGTCGCATGTCCTCCGGCGTGCCCTCCTCGCTCAGCGCCAGCTCCAGGTTGACCAGGGCGTTGGTCAGGTTCTGCCCGGTGTCGTCGTGCAGGTCCCGCGCCACCGCCGCCCGCTCCCGCTCCTGGATCTCCACGAAAGACTGGAAGAGCGCCTTGAGCTCCGTGTTCTTGAACCACAACTTCCGGGTGAGATCGGTGTTCTCCTTGATCTGCTCCGAGAGCAGGTACTGCTTGAAGCTCATCTCCGTCAGCACCTGCGCGATGGCGTTGACCACGGAGAGCAGGAACTCGACCTCCTCGATGTTCACGTTGCGCACCTGCGAAAGTGAGGCCAGCAGGGGCTCGGGGTCCACGCCCAGCTCCTCCGCCAGCCGGCGGTACTTCTCGGGATCCGCGGGCTCCATGAGCGAGGCGTCCCCGCTGATCATCCCCACCATCTCCCCGCCCAGGATGAGGGGGGCGTCGAAGCAGATGAATCCCGCGTGGCAGATGCGCACCCTCGGCTTAAGGTTCCTCTTCAGCTCCGCGAGGCCGCCTATGGCGGAGTTGTAACAGCGCATCACGCCCTCCAGGGAGTCGATGATCAGCTTGCAGTGCTCGCCCCCGGCCACGCTCACCACAACCGGCATGCTGTTCATGTCCAGTACCCACAGGCGGACGCCGGTGATCTCCGCCAGCTCGTTCACCAGGTTCTGCAGGTACTTGACGTCGAGGACCTCGGAGAATGCGATCTCGCGCAGTTGCAGCGGGCGGATGAGCTCCGTATAGGCGGAGGGGGCCGAGAGGATGCCTATCTCCTGCAGGAACAGCCCTACCCCCATGGTCCACAGCTCCATGAAGGGAAGGAGCATGTCCAGCCGGAGCCTCTCGTCGCGGACCATGGCCAGGAAGAGATCCCCGAACTCAGCCGCGGTGGTAACGTCCTTAAAGGCCTCCAGGTCGCCGGGGTCCACGAAGTGGATCTCGAACAGGGGAGTTGCTTTCTGGGGGTCGATGAGGCCGATCTCCCCGTTCTTCTTCCTGCCGGCGGCGCACCCCCCCGGGGCGGATACGCGCAGAACCGCGCCGTCCTTGAGCAGATCGAGGGCGGAGCTAATCGGGCTGTCCGCGCTGATGAACAGCCTCTCCGCCAGTTCCTCCAGCAGCTCCTGCACCGCCATGATCAAGCCTCGTTTCCTTTTACACCTTGATTATACCCGGGGCACCGGTGCGTTTGGGGTCAGCCCCTGACATGTGACGTTTTCACAACCAGCATACGTTTCACGAACGAAAAATGTCACATGTCAGGGGCTGACCCCATCCTTCCAAATCCTATCCGAGAGAGACGTAGATGCGGCCGTCCTCCACTTTGACCTCGTAGGTCACAAAGGGCCTGGCCTTCCTGGGCGGCTTCTCCTCCAGTCCCGCCCAGTGGAGCACGCTGCCGCCGGCCAGGTCGAAACGCGCGCCGTGGAAGGGACAGGTGATCACGGTACCGTTGAGTCTCCCCATGGACAGGGAGCCCCCCTGGTGGGGGCAGCTGTCCGAGGCGGCGTAGTAGTTGTCTCCCACCCGGGCGAGCACTACGGCCCGGCCGCCGGCCTTGACCTTCCTGAGCCCGCCGTCCTCCAGGTCACTGACTGACGCTACCTCTATGTATGAGCCCATGCAATACCTCCCATGGGGCCGTATCTTCATTCTTCAATTCCCCTATTGTGGCACCAATGGGTTGCGCTTCGGGCGTGGAGCTTAAGAACGAGGACAAGACCCCTAGCCCACTTGTGTGGCAGGGGTGGTCCTCTTCCCCTTCAGCACGCTGCCCACGAACTCGTCGATCTGTTCGTCCATCGCGCTCATGGGCAGCATCCTGCGGATCCAGGAGTCACCCTGCAGCATGAGCGTCGGCAGCTTGGAGCGTTTCATGATCTCGCTGCGCACCACCGAGAACACGCTCCAGGTCTGCTTGCATGAGTGGTGCCCGCAATAGATGCAAGCGTCGGCATCGAGCTGCGAGGTCCAGTAGGCGATATCGTCCGCCCACTGCGCGCTCATGGACTCCGCCCCTACCTGCCGCGTCATGGCATAGTCCCAGCAGGTGTCCGCCAGACCGTCGATCATGGTGTCCTTGGAGGAAAGGTCCACGGGCTGGAAGAAAAAGGAACCCAGCAGGTCACCCAGGACGGTGATGCCCCGTTCCTCCATGCGGTTGAAGAAACCGTACCAGTCCCAGTAATAATAGGTGTAGATCCAGAAGCAGCGCGCCACCTCTTCCTGCGCGGGGTACAGCCCCTTCTCCATCCTCTCCTTCACCGTGTCGATCATCATGCGCAGGATATCCAGGCCCACCTCCGTCCCCCACAGTACGTAGCGCACGGCGTAAGCGTAGAGGGTGAAGAGGTTGGGGCAGGGGTTGGGGCGGATCTTGCGCAGCTCCCACAGGTCGTAGTAGAGCTGTGTGGCCTCGTTGGCCCTGGAGAGGACCTCGCGCATATGGTCCTCGTTCAGCTCCTCGCCCACGAACTCCTCCATGTCCCTGACCAACCGGCGGAAGTAGGTGCGGTAGGCCCTGCGCCCCCGCGGCGAATCGTCCACCGGCTTGTCCAGGATGAACTGCGGTACGCCGATGTAGCGCGCCACGAACTCGTGGATCTTGGAGTTGGCGTCGCAGCTGCCCGGGGCGGCCGAGATGACCGCGTCGGGCTCGAAGTCGGCCCCGGTGAGGGCCGAGCCCAGCTCGATGGTGTTGGAGGAACAGAGGTAGTCTGGGAGGCCCAGCCCCATGGCGAAGTCCCAGTACCTCTCGCCCTGTCCCTCCAGCGCCGCCACTCCCGACACGGTGAGGACTTCGCTGGTCAGCGGGTAGGCGTTCTCGAAGCAGTAGACGAACTCCGGGGGGAAATTGAAGGGCACGAGGATGATCTTCTTGCCCCTCGCCCTGGCCTCCGCGGCGCCGTCGAACCAGTGCTGCATACCCTTGAGAAGCGCGATGCTGGTCTTACGGATGCGTGGCGCCAACACCGCGCTGATGGCGCTGGACATGTCCTTGGGAAGGACGTGGAGGATGCCCTCCACTTCCTCGTCGCTCATGTCGTCCGGGAAGTGCTTGAGCAGCCCGTAGATGCCCATGGACCGGTTGACCAGGCCCTCGTAGTCCTTGAACTCTCTCTTTGCCATTGGCGCTACTTCCTTTCTCCCTCCCCCCGATCAAGCCCCGCCCGTCGCTCCGTCCCCCCGGGGTCAGCCCCTGACGTGTGACATCATCACACCAGCATACGTTATCCCGCCCGTCCGAACCAAAGAAATGTCACATGTCAGGGGCTGACCCCATCCTTTATTCCTCCTCGGCGGAGATGGCGGCTCCGATGGCGCACGCCAGCTGCGGGTCGAAGGGGAAGGAGTGGAACTCGCCCCTTATCTTCTCCCGCGCCGGCCCCGTCACCGACTGGTATTTGGCCACCCCACCGGTGAAGGTGTAATCGTCCTGGAAGCCGAACTTCAGCGCCTGCGATATCATTATTTTGGCCACGGATTCGCATATCCCCGCCATGATATCCGCCGGTTCTACCCCCTCGTTGACATGGGTTATGAGTTCGCTCTCCACGAAGACGCCGCACTGCGAACTCACCGGAACCTTGTTGGTGGAACGCGCGGCCATCTCGTCCAGCCCGTCGGCCGGGCATCCCAGGGCCGCCCCCATGACGGTGAGGAACTTCCCGGAACCCGAGGCGCACTTGTCGTTACGCATGAAGTCCACCACGCCGCCCTCCTCGTCCAGGAGGATGGAAGTCACGCTCTGCCCCCCGATGTCCAGCACCAGGTTGGCGCCGGGCACCAGGCGGCTCACCGCCTCGCACAGGCACGAGATGTCGTCGCGCTTGACGTCGCCGAAGTCCACCATGTCGGACCCGCGCCCGGTGACGCCGATGCCGGCCAGCTCGTCCCGGGAGACCCCCGCCGCCGCCAGCACCTCGTCCACCAGTACCTCCACCTCCTCGGCGACGTTCCCGGTGGTGTCGATGACCTTTGACGCCAGCAGTTCGTCGCCGTCGATGACCACCGCCTTGGTGTAGAGGCTGCCTATATCCAGTCCCAGGTATTTCATGAGTTGCCTCCCATGCGCCTGGCCATGAGGGCCGCGCCCAGCGCCCCCACGATCTGCGAGTCTGCGCCGTACTTGATCAGCCTGACGTTGAGCATGCGCTCCAGCTCCGCGCGCACCGCCACGTTCTTGGCCACGCCCCCGCTCATGGTCACCTCTTTCTCCAGGCCCACGCGGCGCACCAGGGCGGCGACGCGCTCGGCCATGGCGCGGTTCACCCCGGCCGCGATGTCCGCCTTGGAGTGGCCGCGCTGCAGGTAGTGCAGGACCTCGGTCTCGCAGAATATGCTGCAGCGGCTGGAGAGCTCCAGCACCTTCTCCGCCCCCAGGGAGACCGTGCCCAGCTCGTCCAGGGACAGCCCCAGGGTGCGCGCCTGCACCTCCAGGAAGCGCCCCGTCCCCGCCGCGCACTTGTCGTTCATGACGAAGTCGATGAGCTCGCCGCCGGGGCCGATGCGTATGACCTTCGCGTCCTGCCCTCCGATGTCGATCACCGTGCGTGCCTCTGGGACCAGAAAAGAGGCCCCCATGCCGTGGCATGATATCTCGCTCATGTTGTCCTGGGAGAGCCCTTCCGCCTGCACCTGCTCGCGGCCGTACCCGGTGCTGACGCAGAACTTCACCTGGCTCCAGGGCACGTTCTCCTCCTGGATGAGCATGTCCACCACCGCCTTGGCCGACTGCACCGGGTTGGGCTTCACCCCCATGCTCTTGTAGGCGTGGATGCCCTTGCCGTTGATGAGCACCGCCTGCGCGGTCAGCGAGCCAACGTCTATGCCGCCATAATACATCTCATACCTCCCTGCGCTATCGTATTGCCTGCCTGTTAATCACTTCCTTGCGGCCCGCTCCGGCCGATCTCCGGGCGTGACCCCTCGGCCCGCGGCTTCAGCCCACCTTGCGGGTGGGTGTGCCTTCCGTCCTCACCACGTTCTTCACGAACTCATCTATGGATTCCTGCAGAACGCTGATGGGGGTCATCCTCTTTATCCACGAGTCGCCCTGCAGGATCAGCGTCGGTATCTTCTCCCGTTTCATCAGCTCACTGCGGACCACCGAAGCCCCGCTCCAGGTCTGCTTGCACGAGTGGTGCCCGCAGTAGATGCAGCAGTCGGCGTCAAGTTCCCGCGAGGCGAAGGTTATATCGTCGAGCCATTGCACAGACATGGAATCCGCCCCCATCTGCCGCGTCATGGGCATGTTGCGCGCCGTCTCCGCCACCCCGCGCAGCATGGTCTCGCGCGAGGTAAGGTCGATGGCCATGGGGAAGACCAGGTCCAGCCCGTCTCCCAGGTGGGTGATGCCGTTCTCCTCCATCCAGTTGAAGAGGCCCGCCATGTCGTAGTAGTAACTGGTATAGGTCCACAGGCTGCGGGCTACCTCCTGCTCTGCCGGGTATTCGCCCCTCTCCAGCCTCTTCTTGCAGGTGTCCACCATGGACCGCATGATGTCCACCGCGTCCTGCGTGCCCCACTTGGTGAAGCGGGTCCCGTAGGTCATGAGGGAGAAGAGGTTGGGCACCGGGCAGGGCCTGAACTTGTGCAGGTCCCAGTACTCCCAGTACAGCTCCGAGGCCTGGTTGGCGAGGCCCAGCACTTCACGCATCCTGTCCTCGTCCAGCTTCTGACCCAGGAAATCCTCCATCTCCTCCACCAGCTTGAAGAAGTACCTGTAGTACTGCTCGATGCCCCGCTGGCTGTTGTCCACCGGCTTCTCCAGGTAGAGCAGGGGGATGTCCATGCAGCGGGCCAGGAACTCGTGGGTCTTGGAGTTGATGTCGCAGGAGCCGAAGCAGTCGCTGATGATCACGTCCGGCATGAAGTCGGCCTCCGTGAGCACGGAGCCCACCTCGATCATGTTCGCCGAGCAGGCGAAGTCCGGCAGCCCCAGCCCCATGGCGTAGTCCCAGTACCTCTCGCCCTGCCCCTCCAGCGCCAGCACGCCCAGAGTGGAGAGGACCTCGCTGGTCACCGGCCAGGCCCCCTCGAAGAGGTAGACCGTCTCCGGCGGGAAGTTGAAGGGGACGAGGAAGACCTTCCCCCCCTCCTGCTTGGTGCGGTAGGCGCCCTTCAACCATTCGTTCATCCTCTTGAAGAAGAGGATGCTCGTCTTCCTGATGCGCGGCGCCAGGAAGGCCTG
The Actinomycetota bacterium genome window above contains:
- a CDS encoding 2-hydroxyacyl-CoA dehydratase family protein — protein: MAKREFKDYEGLVNRSMGIYGLLKHFPDDMSDEEVEGILHVLPKDMSSAISAVLAPRIRKTSIALLKGMQHWFDGAAEARARGKKIILVPFNFPPEFVYCFENAYPLTSEVLTVSGVAALEGQGERYWDFAMGLGLPDYLCSSNTIELGSALTGADFEPDAVISAAPGSCDANSKIHEFVARYIGVPQFILDKPVDDSPRGRRAYRTYFRRLVRDMEEFVGEELNEDHMREVLSRANEATQLYYDLWELRKIRPNPCPNLFTLYAYAVRYVLWGTEVGLDILRMMIDTVKERMEKGLYPAQEEVARCFWIYTYYYWDWYGFFNRMEERGITVLGDLLGSFFFQPVDLSSKDTMIDGLADTCWDYAMTRQVGAESMSAQWADDIAYWTSQLDADACIYCGHHSCKQTWSVFSVVRSEIMKRSKLPTLMLQGDSWIRRMLPMSAMDEQIDEFVGSVLKGKRTTPATQVG
- a CDS encoding PocR ligand-binding domain-containing protein — translated: MAVQELLEELAERLFISADSPISSALDLLKDGAVLRVSAPGGCAAGRKKNGEIGLIDPQKATPLFEIHFVDPGDLEAFKDVTTAAEFGDLFLAMVRDERLRLDMLLPFMELWTMGVGLFLQEIGILSAPSAYTELIRPLQLREIAFSEVLDVKYLQNLVNELAEITGVRLWVLDMNSMPVVVSVAGGEHCKLIIDSLEGVMRCYNSAIGGLAELKRNLKPRVRICHAGFICFDAPLILGGEMVGMISGDASLMEPADPEKYRRLAEELGVDPEPLLASLSQVRNVNIEEVEFLLSVVNAIAQVLTEMSFKQYLLSEQIKENTDLTRKLWFKNTELKALFQSFVEIQERERAAVARDLHDDTGQNLTNALVNLELALSEEGTPEDMRQHIESASSSISKVVKQLHDLSASLHPPVLDDLGLSEALRNLVRRLNADHGIEFSLVTAGVEGELPGETKINLYRIVQEACNNIIKHSGASEAMVRFSRNADGIELVISDNGRGFEAPPEDDVVHLGMVNMRERAEQIGGTFECPPCERGVTIAVHLPLEAPRE
- a CDS encoding response regulator transcription factor → MPDAKGERIRVLLADDHAILREGLASLIEKQQDILVVGEAEDGSECLERTATLIPDVVVLDIKLPGMSGIEVCKQLKASHPLIKVIMLSMYEDYEYVNQALQAGADGYLLKKVASSELVSAVRKAYQGEKTFSPQVLDMIVASVRGEGAPAAKPSPIEMLTSREKDVLSLMSEGMSNKQIAARLFVSPKTVEKVISGVYRKLGVSSRTAAVKLFLSS
- a CDS encoding glycosyltransferase family 4 protein; this translates as MEKLKVLEVCNLDRFAVSPYMLPVFRWLVEQGHEVHVACRVTTFEDRLRGAGLVVHDLPITRSVTPLQDLKAYRRLKSLIREGGYDIVHTHNPKDGVLGRTAAWKLGVPAVIHTCNGFYFSHRSSGPRRWLVTKAERFAGKRCHLVIFVNTDDLALAAAKRIVSPLKAKLIYNGVDLERFRPGEDDGLRDELGIPTEATVLGYLGEIKRERNLDVMVEAAARLTSGRGDIYLVMVGDSSMEPREPERLRRLASGPAPALAGRIIFTGYRSDPERFYRIFDIYVLPSSREGFGVTLIEAMATGVPLVACRVRGPRDIVEDGKDGILVEDRDPVELAEAVSFYLDAPEAVAKYTGRARKKVAREFDHAVMRDKIYGEYLRLAGSAPDM
- a CDS encoding acyl-CoA dehydratase activase, with translation MYYGGIDVGSLTAQAVLINGKGIHAYKSMGVKPNPVQSAKAVVDMLIQEENVPWSQVKFCVSTGYGREQVQAEGLSQDNMSEISCHGMGASFLVPEARTVIDIGGQDAKVIRIGPGGELIDFVMNDKCAAGTGRFLEVQARTLGLSLDELGTVSLGAEKVLELSSRCSIFCETEVLHYLQRGHSKADIAAGVNRAMAERVAALVRRVGLEKEVTMSGGVAKNVAVRAELERMLNVRLIKYGADSQIVGALGAALMARRMGGNS
- a CDS encoding 2-hydroxyacyl-CoA dehydratase family protein; protein product: MGKMEIRKREGLIDRAFETFSIIDYLPDDMTDDELEGIIHVLPGDLKKTMQAFLAPRIRKTSILFFKRMNEWLKGAYRTKQEGGKVFLVPFNFPPETVYLFEGAWPVTSEVLSTLGVLALEGQGERYWDYAMGLGLPDFACSANMIEVGSVLTEADFMPDVIISDCFGSCDINSKTHEFLARCMDIPLLYLEKPVDNSQRGIEQYYRYFFKLVEEMEDFLGQKLDEDRMREVLGLANQASELYWEYWDLHKFRPCPVPNLFSLMTYGTRFTKWGTQDAVDIMRSMVDTCKKRLERGEYPAEQEVARSLWTYTSYYYDMAGLFNWMEENGITHLGDGLDLVFPMAIDLTSRETMLRGVAETARNMPMTRQMGADSMSVQWLDDITFASRELDADCCIYCGHHSCKQTWSGASVVRSELMKREKIPTLILQGDSWIKRMTPISVLQESIDEFVKNVVRTEGTPTRKVG
- a CDS encoding acyl-CoA dehydratase activase, with translation MKYLGLDIGSLYTKAVVIDGDELLASKVIDTTGNVAEEVEVLVDEVLAAAGVSRDELAGIGVTGRGSDMVDFGDVKRDDISCLCEAVSRLVPGANLVLDIGGQSVTSILLDEEGGVVDFMRNDKCASGSGKFLTVMGAALGCPADGLDEMAARSTNKVPVSSQCGVFVESELITHVNEGVEPADIMAGICESVAKIMISQALKFGFQDDYTFTGGVAKYQSVTGPAREKIRGEFHSFPFDPQLACAIGAAISAEEE
- a CDS encoding non-heme iron oxygenase ferredoxin subunit; its protein translation is MGSYIEVASVSDLEDGGLRKVKAGGRAVVLARVGDNYYAASDSCPHQGGSLSMGRLNGTVITCPFHGARFDLAGGSVLHWAGLEEKPPRKARPFVTYEVKVEDGRIYVSLG